A genomic stretch from Romeriopsis navalis LEGE 11480 includes:
- a CDS encoding TM0106 family RecB-like putative nuclease — translation MLLTAEMLLNYQRCNRRAFLDAHGDSGRKDAPSDYLQKLFQDSAGNHRSLLQDKEYQRPMFDSGDWPTGAEKTLELMRQGVETIYQPILLAEIDGVTWRSVPDLLIKQPGQSYFGDWMYTLQEIKLSKRAKTEYQVVVAYHTRALAEVQGAWPEEAFLNLKDKGLYAVDLWEMLPRLAEVVDGCLTALSGATEPEVFISRNRCGLCHWYNYCYDIASTQQHLSLLPGVTQGRYAELQKRNITTLETLASMPPKRLETLPGFGLEAATRLARQANVTLHNRALPADGFPHGAQSGQFLQERLPTAPIELYFDIESEPSMDLIYLHGVLLVDRTNNTQEFHKFLADNPDDERKVWEAFLEFVWMYPTAPIFHFCPYEVQTVNKLAKLYGTPRERVQPLLPRFVDLHAIATQVATLPVESYALKNIARWMGFDWRDSSANGAQSIYWYAQWLSTQEQSFLDSIVVYNEDDCRATYHIKEWLVDFVEGFDQALLAS, via the coding sequence ATGTTGCTGACCGCCGAGATGCTTCTGAATTATCAGCGCTGCAACCGTCGCGCTTTCCTCGATGCCCATGGTGATTCGGGGCGGAAGGATGCGCCTAGTGATTATTTGCAAAAGTTATTTCAAGATAGTGCCGGCAATCATCGATCGTTGTTGCAGGACAAAGAATATCAACGCCCGATGTTTGATTCGGGGGATTGGCCGACGGGTGCAGAAAAGACACTGGAGCTTATGCGTCAAGGGGTTGAGACGATTTATCAGCCGATTCTCCTGGCCGAAATTGATGGTGTGACTTGGCGCAGTGTGCCGGACTTGCTGATTAAACAGCCAGGCCAATCGTATTTTGGCGACTGGATGTATACCTTGCAGGAAATCAAGCTGAGTAAACGTGCGAAGACGGAATATCAGGTCGTGGTGGCCTATCATACCCGGGCGTTAGCGGAAGTTCAGGGTGCGTGGCCGGAGGAAGCGTTTCTGAATCTCAAGGATAAAGGCTTGTATGCCGTCGACCTTTGGGAAATGCTGCCCCGGTTGGCGGAGGTGGTTGACGGCTGTCTGACTGCCCTCAGCGGCGCGACGGAACCGGAGGTGTTTATATCCCGAAATCGCTGTGGACTCTGTCATTGGTACAACTATTGTTATGACATTGCCAGTACGCAGCAGCATCTGTCGCTGCTGCCCGGTGTGACACAAGGCCGCTATGCCGAACTCCAAAAACGCAATATTACGACTCTTGAAACCCTGGCATCCATGCCGCCGAAGCGACTGGAAACATTGCCAGGGTTTGGTCTTGAAGCGGCAACGCGATTAGCGCGACAGGCCAATGTGACATTACATAATCGGGCTTTGCCCGCAGATGGATTTCCCCATGGGGCGCAGTCTGGCCAATTTTTGCAGGAGCGGCTGCCGACGGCCCCGATCGAGCTATATTTCGATATTGAGTCAGAACCGTCAATGGATCTGATTTATTTGCATGGGGTATTGTTGGTCGATCGGACCAACAATACCCAGGAATTTCACAAATTCTTGGCGGATAATCCCGATGATGAGCGAAAAGTTTGGGAAGCCTTTTTAGAGTTTGTTTGGATGTACCCGACCGCGCCGATTTTTCACTTCTGTCCTTACGAAGTGCAAACGGTGAATAAATTAGCGAAGTTGTATGGCACACCGCGGGAGCGGGTGCAGCCGTTGCTGCCGCGGTTCGTTGACTTGCATGCGATCGCGACCCAGGTGGCGACATTGCCCGTTGAAAGTTATGCGCTGAAAAATATTGCCCGGTGGATGGGGTTTGATTGGCGTGATTCCAGCGCGAATGGGGCGCAGTCAATCTATTGGTACGCGCAGTGGCTATCGACCCAGGAGCAATCGTTCTTGGATTCGATCGTGGTTTATAACGAGGATGATTGTCGGGCGACCTACCACATTAAGGAATGGTTAGTGGATTTTGTCGAAGGGTTTGATCAGGCACTATTGGCGAGTTAG
- the era gene encoding GTPase Era gives MTDDFAASYSLIPAAPEGYKSGFIGIIGRPNVGKSTLMNALVGQKIAITSPIAQTTRNRLRGILTTDQAQIIFVDTPGIHKPHHQLGKVLVQNARIAIQSVDLLLFVVDGSAELGGGDRYIAELLQKTETPVILGINKSDQQTNDETEKALESHPLDTGYHTLAQENNWPIIKFSAVTAAGLGGLQTALIDGLESGPYYYPPDLVTDQPERFIMGELIREQILKMTREEIPHSVAIAIEKVDEQPKITNVFAIINVERDSQKGIVIGKKGSMLKEIGTASRQQIQKLIAGKVNLQLFVKVQPKWRQSRTRLSELGYRVEDV, from the coding sequence ATGACAGATGACTTCGCCGCTAGCTATTCGTTAATTCCCGCCGCTCCCGAAGGTTACAAATCTGGCTTCATCGGTATCATTGGTCGGCCCAATGTCGGCAAATCAACCTTAATGAATGCCCTCGTCGGCCAAAAGATCGCCATCACTTCACCGATCGCCCAAACCACCCGCAACCGACTGCGCGGCATCCTCACCACTGACCAAGCCCAAATCATCTTCGTCGATACCCCCGGCATCCACAAACCCCATCACCAACTGGGAAAAGTGTTGGTGCAAAACGCCCGCATCGCCATCCAATCCGTTGACCTTCTGCTATTCGTCGTTGATGGTTCAGCCGAATTAGGCGGGGGCGATCGCTACATTGCCGAATTGCTTCAAAAAACTGAAACACCAGTCATCCTGGGGATCAATAAATCCGACCAACAAACCAACGACGAAACCGAGAAAGCCCTGGAATCCCATCCCCTTGACACGGGCTATCACACCCTGGCCCAAGAAAATAACTGGCCCATCATCAAATTTTCCGCCGTCACCGCCGCCGGTTTGGGTGGACTCCAAACGGCCTTAATTGATGGCCTAGAATCCGGCCCTTACTACTACCCACCCGATCTCGTCACCGATCAACCCGAACGCTTCATTATGGGCGAACTGATTCGCGAACAAATTCTCAAAATGACCCGCGAAGAAATACCTCACTCTGTTGCGATTGCGATCGAGAAAGTCGACGAACAACCCAAAATCACCAACGTCTTTGCGATTATCAACGTCGAGCGTGACTCCCAAAAAGGCATCGTTATCGGCAAAAAAGGCTCCATGCTGAAGGAGATTGGCACCGCCTCGCGCCAACAAATCCAGAAGCTGATCGCCGGCAAAGTCAACCTCCAACTCTTCGTCAAGGTCCAACCCAAATGGCGACAATCCCGGACACGGCTCTCGGAGCTGGGTTATCGCGTGGAAGATGTCTAG
- a CDS encoding SpoIID/LytB domain-containing protein — protein sequence MDDRVLERVEQEITAEAASPATDSPTEIPPAITPAQTAATDALITGEITTLTNTPATRDNAAVLTWLKQRPGATTNWIKQRPWLGLPLLAIFPAIAWHMERNRPSPPPAQNAALLSQSPQTNQTSLGSLMQPAVSGTPLPMPAGLSPNPGKTPAKGQQIAKGKIANLKPVDLTKLTPQQKAMNARAKAALLGASALVDAQIEMHVAIATKTSAVAVGGASTVEVSDDKGKILFNLAANEIYTAQPSGQGIALGNQNLPATIYLNAPKTGIIIVSGRPYRGRLRIVAKEGRLWAISHVNMRNYLQSVVASEVSPNWGKEALKAQAVAARSYALTYYFKPVSKLYHLGNDEYYQVYSGIEREAPETNAAVDATSGQFVSHKGGIVESLYAASDAIVMEAFQGKGMSQLGAKSLATQGYKYEQILSHYYPSTAVGKIVQEF from the coding sequence ATGGACGATCGGGTATTAGAGCGCGTCGAACAAGAAATTACCGCTGAGGCCGCCAGCCCAGCGACCGATTCGCCCACCGAGATTCCTCCGGCAATCACGCCGGCCCAGACCGCCGCTACCGATGCATTAATCACCGGGGAGATCACAACACTCACCAACACCCCCGCCACCCGGGACAACGCCGCTGTCCTTACCTGGCTCAAACAACGTCCTGGAGCCACCACTAACTGGATCAAACAGCGCCCCTGGCTTGGCCTCCCATTGCTCGCGATCTTCCCGGCGATCGCTTGGCATATGGAACGCAATCGGCCCAGCCCGCCGCCCGCCCAAAATGCTGCCCTGCTCTCCCAATCCCCCCAAACCAACCAGACTTCCCTCGGTTCGCTCATGCAGCCCGCCGTCTCTGGCACGCCCCTGCCGATGCCAGCCGGACTTTCCCCCAACCCAGGCAAAACCCCAGCCAAAGGCCAACAGATCGCCAAAGGCAAGATCGCCAACCTCAAACCCGTTGACCTCACCAAACTCACCCCCCAACAAAAGGCAATGAACGCCAGGGCTAAAGCCGCCCTGCTCGGCGCATCCGCGCTCGTTGACGCCCAAATTGAAATGCATGTGGCGATCGCCACCAAAACATCCGCCGTCGCTGTGGGAGGCGCCAGCACAGTCGAAGTCTCCGACGACAAGGGCAAAATTCTGTTTAATCTCGCCGCCAACGAAATCTATACGGCCCAACCCAGCGGGCAAGGAATTGCTCTCGGCAATCAAAATCTTCCGGCCACCATCTACCTTAACGCCCCCAAAACCGGCATTATCATCGTCAGCGGCAGACCCTATCGGGGGCGACTCCGCATCGTCGCCAAAGAAGGCCGACTCTGGGCCATCAGCCACGTCAACATGCGCAACTACCTCCAAAGCGTCGTCGCCAGCGAAGTCTCACCCAATTGGGGGAAAGAAGCCCTCAAAGCCCAAGCCGTCGCCGCGCGGTCCTATGCGCTCACCTACTACTTCAAACCGGTCAGCAAGCTCTACCACCTGGGCAACGACGAGTACTACCAGGTCTATAGCGGCATCGAACGGGAAGCCCCTGAAACTAACGCAGCCGTCGATGCCACCTCTGGCCAATTCGTCAGTCACAAAGGCGGCATTGTGGAATCCCTCTATGCTGCTTCCGACGCGATCGTCATGGAAGCCTTCCAAGGCAAAGGCATGAGCCAACTGGGCGCCAAGTCCCTCGCCACCCAAGGCTATAAATATGAACAAATTCTGTCACACTACTATCCGAGCACCGCAGTCGGTAAGATTGTGCAAGAGTTTTAA
- a CDS encoding glycoside hydrolase family 9 protein has protein sequence MLNQTSWAALSLTILIALITGTSQSLSGEAKDKPRQSPQLIAFGYGGQLTPQQIYPVRADIIAIEIDAGQVTRGTQKDISQQAKPFFQNIQSINQDNWILEQGNERGVIVGGNQRKFYSFDRFSGPNINLETWRNPANIRIQSFQDALYANARNVRTIHRKTRPRDSARTDIWQFSWASKHTFYLQLPYALTPGKTYTITSNDANVAPMRFTYQPNRDRSEAIQISHIGFRPDAPAKVAFLSTWMGDGGGVTYPPKQKFWIETLQGQKVFDGQTQRSRGAQEAEDQLGNNYNQTDVHMMDFSGFTRPGKYRLCVEWLGCSFPFEIGRNVWTVAFYTAARGLYHQRSGIAIGPPYSNYQRPRAFHPADGAKIYQATARLVDTDQGILGQPNFLSVLPQSKTAQTLPNAWGGYFDAGDWDRRIQHVEVSRSLIELAELFPDFFDRFNLDLPESQNQIPDIIDEALWNLDFYRRLQAPNGGIRGGIQSAQYPKTGETSWQETADVLAYAPDPWASYVYVTGAAQIAHWLRNRDRQMSAIYRTSAERAMAYAESTWSVPDNSRQHFQLWDARNLAALSMLRLTEDPKWHQQFADTSVFRNPNASVSQWATHDQRDAAFLYLRLAERLTQPQLRQNIRQAFFREADRLRQSGDRTAHKWTKDNDYASIGWGSSLSTPKTITLLRAHYLSQDERYLTAAILASQFSTGANPLNLVYTTGVGHRSPRNPLIIDQRITGQAPPPGITVYGPLDPKTFADDWFIQIMKPTIYPAWSKWPTTEAYFDVFTSVGMSEFTIMQTIGPTAYTWGYLAARNELNRGR, from the coding sequence ATGTTGAACCAAACTTCATGGGCGGCGCTTAGTCTCACTATCCTCATTGCACTCATCACTGGCACCAGCCAATCGCTTTCCGGCGAGGCCAAGGATAAACCCCGTCAATCACCACAATTAATCGCATTCGGGTATGGGGGACAACTGACACCCCAGCAGATCTATCCCGTACGAGCAGATATTATCGCGATCGAAATTGACGCAGGCCAAGTCACCCGTGGCACTCAAAAAGATATCTCGCAACAAGCCAAACCCTTCTTTCAGAACATTCAGTCGATCAATCAAGACAATTGGATTTTGGAACAGGGCAATGAACGCGGTGTCATCGTCGGCGGTAATCAACGAAAATTCTATAGTTTCGATCGGTTCAGTGGCCCAAACATCAACCTCGAAACTTGGCGCAACCCTGCAAATATTCGCATTCAATCCTTCCAAGATGCCCTATACGCCAACGCCCGCAACGTCCGCACCATCCATCGCAAAACCCGCCCCCGCGATAGTGCGCGCACTGACATCTGGCAGTTTTCCTGGGCCAGCAAGCATACCTTCTACTTACAACTCCCCTACGCCCTAACACCCGGCAAAACCTATACCATCACAAGCAACGATGCCAACGTCGCACCGATGCGGTTTACCTATCAGCCCAACCGTGACCGGAGCGAAGCCATCCAAATCTCACACATCGGATTTCGACCCGATGCACCAGCAAAAGTCGCTTTTCTCTCAACGTGGATGGGCGATGGGGGTGGGGTCACTTACCCACCCAAGCAAAAATTCTGGATCGAAACACTCCAGGGACAAAAAGTCTTCGATGGTCAAACCCAACGATCACGTGGTGCCCAGGAAGCCGAAGACCAACTCGGCAACAACTATAACCAAACTGATGTCCATATGATGGACTTTTCAGGCTTCACCCGTCCCGGCAAATATCGCCTCTGCGTCGAATGGCTTGGTTGCTCATTCCCCTTCGAGATCGGGCGTAACGTCTGGACTGTTGCCTTCTACACCGCGGCCCGGGGACTCTATCACCAACGCAGTGGCATCGCGATTGGCCCACCCTACTCCAACTACCAACGACCACGCGCATTTCACCCCGCCGATGGGGCCAAGATTTATCAGGCAACAGCACGGTTAGTCGATACGGATCAAGGCATCTTGGGGCAACCCAACTTTCTCAGCGTCTTACCCCAAAGCAAAACCGCCCAAACTTTACCCAATGCCTGGGGCGGCTATTTTGATGCTGGCGATTGGGATCGGCGGATTCAGCATGTGGAGGTTTCGCGATCGCTGATTGAGCTGGCCGAGCTGTTCCCCGATTTCTTCGATCGATTCAACCTCGACCTGCCCGAATCCCAAAACCAAATCCCCGACATCATTGATGAAGCGCTGTGGAATCTCGACTTTTACCGGCGATTGCAAGCACCAAACGGGGGCATCCGGGGTGGGATTCAATCAGCCCAGTATCCCAAAACTGGAGAGACAAGTTGGCAAGAAACCGCCGATGTCCTCGCCTATGCACCGGACCCCTGGGCCAGCTATGTGTATGTCACTGGAGCAGCCCAGATTGCCCATTGGTTACGCAATCGTGATCGCCAGATGTCCGCCATCTACCGCACCAGCGCCGAACGGGCAATGGCTTATGCCGAATCGACTTGGAGCGTCCCGGACAACAGTCGTCAGCACTTTCAACTTTGGGATGCGCGTAATCTCGCCGCGCTCTCCATGTTGCGCCTTACGGAAGACCCCAAATGGCATCAGCAATTTGCGGACACCTCCGTCTTCCGTAATCCCAACGCATCGGTTTCCCAATGGGCGACACACGATCAGCGGGATGCCGCTTTTCTCTATCTCAGGTTGGCAGAACGGTTGACACAACCGCAGCTCCGCCAGAATATCCGCCAGGCGTTTTTTCGCGAAGCCGATCGGCTTCGTCAAAGCGGTGATCGGACAGCCCACAAATGGACCAAGGATAATGATTATGCGTCGATCGGCTGGGGCAGTAGTCTCAGCACCCCAAAAACCATCACCTTGCTGCGGGCCCATTATCTGAGTCAAGACGAACGCTATCTCACCGCCGCAATTCTGGCCAGTCAGTTCTCCACCGGGGCGAATCCGCTCAATCTGGTCTACACGACCGGCGTCGGCCACCGCAGTCCCCGCAATCCGCTGATCATCGATCAACGGATTACCGGCCAAGCCCCCCCGCCTGGGATCACCGTATATGGTCCCCTCGATCCCAAAACCTTTGCCGACGATTGGTTTATCCAAATTATGAAGCCAACAATCTACCCTGCTTGGTCTAAATGGCCCACCACTGAGGCCTATTTTGATGTCTTTACCTCCGTCGGCATGTCGGAATTTACCATTATGCAAACCATCGGCCCCACCGCCTATACCTGGGGCTATCTCGCTGCACGCAATGAGCTAAATCGCGGAAGATAA
- a CDS encoding formylglycine-generating enzyme family protein gives MKRSKQWWLGLTLLCSIYGSGCGAESSIATISAESCATDPAFVWVPPGQFGRGSDQMERGYGYRISAIAAADDKTSRVDAEQFLRKSGWFDREPQKAKVELPGVCFGRNLVTNQQYQKFIQATGHRSPGISAVDYQRQGFLVHPYAEVKSFLWQGEQFPEGEAEHPVVLVSYEDAMTFAKWQGEQDGNVYRLPTALEWEKAARGTDGRYFPWGNDWRDAGTNWGQDVAKGGGRTSRVGIYPLSRSIYGAEDMAGNVFEYTSTLRQLGRVSVLKGCSWDDSPGFCRAAYEHTRPVASRHILFGFRLVRLK, from the coding sequence GTGAAGCGAAGCAAGCAGTGGTGGTTGGGTTTGACGCTTTTATGCAGCATTTATGGAAGTGGCTGTGGGGCAGAATCTTCGATCGCGACGATTTCAGCGGAATCTTGTGCCACCGATCCGGCTTTTGTGTGGGTACCGCCGGGACAGTTTGGGCGGGGCAGCGATCAGATGGAGCGGGGTTATGGCTATCGGATTTCGGCGATCGCTGCGGCTGATGATAAGACTTCACGGGTGGATGCAGAACAGTTTCTTAGGAAATCAGGTTGGTTTGATCGGGAACCCCAAAAAGCTAAAGTCGAACTTCCTGGTGTGTGCTTCGGGCGCAATCTCGTGACCAATCAGCAGTATCAGAAATTCATTCAAGCAACGGGACATCGATCGCCGGGGATTTCGGCGGTGGATTATCAGCGGCAGGGTTTTTTGGTGCATCCTTATGCTGAGGTGAAATCGTTTCTGTGGCAAGGTGAGCAGTTTCCAGAAGGTGAAGCAGAGCATCCAGTGGTTTTGGTGTCGTATGAGGATGCGATGACTTTTGCCAAATGGCAGGGTGAGCAAGATGGTAATGTTTATCGCTTACCGACGGCACTGGAGTGGGAGAAGGCAGCGCGGGGAACCGATGGGCGATATTTCCCGTGGGGGAATGATTGGCGTGATGCTGGGACGAATTGGGGGCAGGATGTGGCGAAAGGTGGCGGTCGAACGAGTCGAGTGGGCATTTATCCGTTGAGTCGGAGTATTTATGGCGCGGAGGATATGGCGGGGAATGTGTTTGAGTACACGTCAACTTTGCGGCAGCTCGGACGGGTGTCGGTGCTGAAGGGCTGTTCTTGGGACGATTCTCCAGGGTTTTGTCGGGCGGCGTATGAGCATACTCGGCCTGTGGCGTCGCGCCATATTCTGTTTGGATTTCGATTAGTCCGGCTGAAGTAG
- a CDS encoding glutathione S-transferase family protein: MTPFCLTKKLTLLTLSIVGISQAVIQISKPAIAQVLVPDALNPEQRAPEKPSLRLYGGPRTRTPLVQWYLEELAVPYQYASLDIRAAEHRQPKFLAINPMGKVPAIVDGDFKLWESGAILLYLADKHGKMPESIEERSQINQWVIFANATLGPGLFRADRRDREMPRLLQPLNDILAQQPFILGTELSVADVAVGSYLYFAKILLPINLSDYPAVDAYLNRLAKRPAFQKTLGRRTP, from the coding sequence ATGACTCCATTCTGTTTGACCAAAAAGTTGACTCTCTTGACGCTCAGCATTGTTGGTATCAGTCAAGCGGTTATCCAGATTTCCAAACCAGCAATTGCCCAAGTGCTTGTTCCAGATGCTTTAAATCCGGAACAACGGGCACCGGAAAAGCCTAGCTTGCGACTCTACGGTGGGCCGCGAACCCGTACTCCATTGGTGCAGTGGTATCTGGAAGAACTCGCAGTCCCCTATCAATATGCTTCTTTAGACATCCGCGCCGCCGAACACCGCCAGCCGAAATTTCTTGCGATTAATCCGATGGGAAAAGTCCCGGCGATCGTCGATGGCGATTTCAAGTTATGGGAGTCGGGTGCCATTTTGCTTTACTTAGCCGATAAGCATGGAAAAATGCCGGAATCGATCGAGGAACGATCGCAGATCAACCAGTGGGTGATTTTTGCGAATGCGACATTAGGGCCTGGATTGTTTCGCGCCGATCGCCGCGATCGTGAAATGCCGCGCCTGCTTCAGCCTCTAAACGATATTCTGGCGCAGCAGCCGTTTATCTTGGGCACTGAGCTCAGTGTTGCTGATGTTGCAGTCGGTTCATATCTGTACTTTGCCAAGATCTTATTGCCAATCAATTTGAGTGACTATCCGGCAGTTGATGCCTATCTAAATCGGCTTGCGAAACGACCGGCGTTTCAAAAAACACTGGGGCGAAGAACCCCTTGA
- a CDS encoding NAD-dependent epimerase/dehydratase family protein, translating to MRILVMGGTRFIGVYLTKQLVAQGHEVVLFNRGNRPSPVDGVKTIIGDRKKDLGKLSSESFDVIFDNNGRELTDTEPLVTLFKGHIRQFIYMSSAGVYLKSEQMPHIEGDSVDPNSRHKGKHETEAFLAQSGIPFTAIRPTYIYGPQNYNDLEAWFFDRILRDRPIPIPSIGVHFTQFGHVQDLATAMVKMVGNPKTIGQIYNISGDRCVTFDGLAKACAKACDKDLSSLQLVHYEPQQFDFGKKKAFPMRVQHFFASIDKAKHDLDWQPHFDLVSGLKDSLHTDYLTSGRRSREIDFSIDEQIIGAQSSVKQ from the coding sequence ATGCGAATCTTGGTAATGGGTGGGACGCGGTTTATTGGGGTTTACCTAACGAAGCAGTTGGTAGCCCAAGGCCATGAGGTGGTGCTATTTAATCGCGGTAACCGTCCATCCCCAGTAGATGGTGTAAAAACAATCATCGGCGATCGTAAAAAAGATCTCGGAAAGCTATCCAGCGAATCGTTCGATGTCATCTTTGACAATAATGGCCGCGAACTGACGGACACGGAACCGCTGGTCACACTCTTCAAAGGCCACATTCGGCAGTTTATCTACATGAGTTCGGCGGGAGTATACCTCAAGTCGGAACAAATGCCCCACATCGAAGGCGATTCGGTCGATCCCAATAGTCGTCATAAGGGCAAACACGAAACTGAAGCATTCCTCGCTCAGTCAGGAATTCCGTTTACCGCGATTCGTCCGACTTATATCTATGGCCCGCAAAATTACAACGACTTGGAGGCTTGGTTCTTCGATCGCATCCTGCGCGATCGGCCGATTCCCATTCCCAGCATCGGCGTACATTTTACCCAGTTTGGGCATGTGCAGGATCTGGCCACAGCGATGGTCAAGATGGTCGGCAACCCCAAGACGATCGGGCAAATCTACAATATCTCTGGCGATCGCTGCGTCACTTTTGACGGCCTAGCCAAAGCCTGTGCAAAAGCCTGCGATAAGGATCTATCCAGTTTGCAACTGGTACATTATGAGCCGCAGCAGTTTGACTTTGGGAAGAAGAAAGCATTCCCGATGCGGGTGCAGCACTTCTTTGCGTCGATCGACAAAGCAAAGCATGATCTTGATTGGCAACCGCATTTTGATCTCGTTTCGGGGCTGAAGGATTCGCTACATACGGATTATTTGACTTCTGGGCGGCGGAGTCGGGAGATTGATTTCTCGATCGACGAGCAAATCATCGGGGCACAGTCCAGCGTCAAACAATAG
- a CDS encoding VOC family protein, whose protein sequence is MSAIPYLVVRDAKAAIAFYQTAFGTTEHVRLASPDGKIMHAEIRLGDAAIMLADEFPDMGYNSPQAVGGTTVSIVLYVDDVDALFERAIAAGATVTMPLQDQFDGDRRGSLTDPFGHRWLLASKKEAISVDELQRRFQQMLQEGTGH, encoded by the coding sequence ATGAGTGCAATCCCTTATCTCGTTGTGCGGGATGCGAAGGCGGCGATCGCGTTTTATCAAACCGCATTTGGCACAACTGAACATGTGCGACTAGCCAGCCCCGATGGCAAAATCATGCATGCGGAAATTCGGCTGGGGGATGCGGCGATTATGTTAGCGGATGAGTTTCCGGATATGGGGTACAACAGTCCCCAAGCCGTCGGGGGCACCACCGTTTCGATCGTGCTTTATGTCGATGATGTTGACGCCTTGTTCGAACGAGCAATCGCAGCAGGGGCGACCGTCACCATGCCCCTACAAGATCAATTTGATGGCGATCGACGGGGCAGCTTAACCGATCCATTTGGCCATCGGTGGCTGTTGGCCAGCAAGAAAGAAGCAATTTCCGTTGATGAATTGCAGCGGCGATTTCAACAAATGCTCCAGGAGGGAACCGGACATTAA
- a CDS encoding class I SAM-dependent methyltransferase — MKHFLLEQHEQITIAEYQATAASFRAGTWDHDVSQNRDALVAAMPRNPGRILEFGCGPGRDIVAFQATGHEVIGLDATPAFVEMAKQAGGGEVWQQNFLNLDLPEQFFDGIFANASLIHVPQTEMVRVLGDLQRSLVPGGAIVMSLARGDGEGFAQRPTGARYTSFWEYVTIAPLIEQAGLIINHHYYRPPGLPQEMQSWVAIVAKRAPA, encoded by the coding sequence ATGAAGCATTTTCTTTTGGAACAACACGAGCAAATCACGATCGCCGAATACCAAGCAACCGCTGCGAGTTTTCGTGCTGGGACATGGGACCATGATGTTTCGCAGAATCGTGATGCCTTAGTGGCGGCCATGCCGCGCAATCCGGGGCGAATTTTAGAATTTGGCTGTGGTCCAGGACGCGATATCGTGGCATTTCAGGCGACTGGTCATGAAGTGATTGGTCTTGATGCCACTCCGGCCTTTGTCGAGATGGCGAAGCAGGCCGGTGGTGGCGAAGTCTGGCAGCAGAATTTTTTGAATCTCGACTTGCCGGAGCAGTTTTTTGATGGAATTTTTGCCAATGCTTCGTTAATCCATGTGCCGCAGACCGAAATGGTGCGGGTGTTGGGAGATTTGCAGCGATCGCTTGTCCCTGGGGGCGCAATTGTGATGTCGCTTGCCCGTGGTGATGGCGAAGGCTTCGCTCAGCGTCCGACGGGTGCACGGTATACGTCGTTTTGGGAATATGTGACGATCGCCCCACTCATCGAGCAAGCTGGTTTGATCATTAATCATCACTACTACCGACCACCCGGTTTGCCCCAAGAAATGCAATCTTGGGTAGCGATCGTCGCGAAACGTGCCCCAGCATAA